A genomic region of Rhodococcus pyridinivorans contains the following coding sequences:
- a CDS encoding DUF2516 family protein gives MTNVDSLAGLIILALQIIAIAGAGFALFHVVRQPAEAFPAVDKLTKPVWLGILVAALLVLVVFGAVGLLGIIAVVAVCVYLVDVRPRVEEVQRPRW, from the coding sequence GTGACCAATGTCGATTCACTTGCCGGTCTGATCATCCTCGCGCTGCAGATCATCGCCATCGCCGGGGCGGGATTCGCGCTGTTCCACGTCGTGCGTCAGCCCGCCGAGGCGTTTCCGGCCGTCGACAAGCTGACCAAGCCCGTCTGGCTCGGCATCCTCGTGGCCGCGTTGCTCGTCCTCGTCGTCTTCGGCGCGGTGGGTCTGCTCGGGATCATCGCGGTCGTCGCCGTGTGCGTGTACCTCGTGGACGTCCGTCCGCGGGTCGAGGAGGTCCAGCGCCCTCGGTGGTAG
- a CDS encoding AurF N-oxygenase family protein translates to MTLLRKHDSLPGEHSTDHRQETAQRLLDSSARLSYDPELEIDWDAPLVDGKYGMTPEWCSLYGTDLWERMSEDQRITLTEHEAASIAGTGIWFEMILMQMLVRDLYRHDPATPYVQFGLTEIADECRHSIMFARSAQRYGIPSYRPKRWIRETGRLFKAVARGALAYGGTLFAEEILDMMQRDFMRDERVQPITRTVSHVHVVEESRHIRYAREETRRRSARLGRLERAWIRIHLGVSAYFVVTSLVNDQVYAAAGLDVAEAKKAAQENRHYHDKLRQGTRRTVEFLDEVGLIGGPSTLLLRRAHVL, encoded by the coding sequence ATGACGCTCTTGCGAAAGCACGACAGCCTGCCGGGTGAACACTCCACGGATCACCGGCAGGAGACCGCGCAACGCCTGCTCGATTCGTCGGCGCGGCTCTCCTACGATCCCGAGCTCGAGATCGACTGGGACGCGCCGCTCGTGGACGGCAAGTACGGCATGACCCCGGAGTGGTGCAGTCTCTACGGCACCGACCTGTGGGAACGCATGTCGGAGGATCAGCGCATCACCCTCACCGAGCACGAGGCCGCGAGCATCGCCGGCACCGGGATCTGGTTCGAGATGATCCTCATGCAGATGCTCGTCCGCGATCTCTACCGGCACGATCCGGCAACCCCCTACGTGCAGTTCGGGCTCACCGAGATCGCCGACGAATGCCGGCACTCGATCATGTTCGCGCGGTCGGCGCAGCGATACGGCATCCCCTCCTACCGGCCCAAGCGTTGGATCCGCGAGACCGGCCGGCTGTTCAAGGCTGTCGCGCGCGGCGCCCTCGCCTACGGCGGCACCCTGTTCGCCGAGGAGATCCTCGACATGATGCAGCGCGATTTCATGCGCGACGAGCGGGTGCAGCCCATCACCCGGACGGTGAGTCACGTCCACGTCGTGGAGGAGTCGCGGCACATCCGCTACGCCCGCGAGGAGACACGCAGGCGCTCGGCCCGGCTCGGACGTCTCGAGCGGGCATGGATCCGGATCCACCTCGGGGTGAGCGCGTACTTCGTCGTCACCAGCCTCGTGAACGACCAGGTCTACGCCGCGGCCGGACTCGACGTCGCCGAAGCGAAGAAGGCCGCGCAGGAGAACAGGCACTACCACGACAAGCTCCGTCAGGGCACTCGCCGCACGGTCGAGTTCCTCGACGAGGTGGGACTGATCGGCGGTCCGTCCACTCTGCTTCTGCGTCGCGCGCACGTCCTGTGA